The Leadbettera azotonutricia ZAS-9 genome has a window encoding:
- a CDS encoding thiamine diphosphokinase → MRGIAFIGGEGPGLDLCCSLVQGADIIAAADSGLIAAEDAGIKPGWIIGDMDSLDDLGRLAKYPPGIIRRFPRDKDYTDTELALNLLWEKGCDETWLVGGGGGRLDHLLALRSLFERELCPDRWITRGEDIYAIEAVKGGSGGVLKKFEISLKLEPASLVSVFPLGEGPWAASSSGLKWPLNSLPWNRGSFGISNVALDGNFGISAEQGRFMIVIPREQGESNGRDN, encoded by the coding sequence GTGCGGGGTATAGCTTTTATCGGCGGCGAAGGGCCTGGGCTTGATTTGTGCTGCAGCCTGGTTCAGGGGGCGGACATTATCGCTGCTGCCGATTCGGGTCTTATTGCCGCAGAGGATGCGGGCATCAAGCCTGGCTGGATCATTGGGGACATGGATTCCCTTGACGACCTGGGCCGGCTTGCAAAGTATCCCCCCGGGATTATACGCCGCTTCCCCCGGGACAAGGACTATACCGATACGGAGCTGGCCCTGAACCTGCTTTGGGAAAAGGGCTGCGATGAAACCTGGCTTGTTGGCGGAGGGGGAGGACGGCTTGACCATCTCCTTGCCCTGCGTTCCCTTTTTGAGCGGGAGCTTTGTCCGGATCGCTGGATTACCAGAGGGGAAGATATTTACGCTATAGAAGCTGTAAAAGGCGGATCAGGCGGCGTGTTGAAAAAGTTTGAAATTTCATTAAAGCTTGAACCCGCAAGCCTGGTTTCGGTCTTTCCCCTTGGGGAAGGCCCCTGGGCAGCTTCGAGCAGCGGCCTTAAGTGGCCCCTCAACAGCCTCCCCTGGAATCGGGGCAGCTTTGGCATCAGCAATGTTGCCCTGGATGGCAATTTCGGCATTTCCGCAGAACAGGGACGATTCATGATCGTTATACCCCGGGAACAGGGAGAATCCAATGGCAGAGATAATTGA
- a CDS encoding CCA tRNA nucleotidyltransferase — protein MNIHPVVKEISAIFSNQGKQVYLVGGAVRDLLRSRKAKDWDLATDALPDEVIAFFKEKSGPGGKPLGFVIPTGIKHGTVTVHFRGNEFEVTTFRADKGYSDGRRPDTVEFGVSIDEDLARRDFTMNAAAYKLPEGPLTDPFNGCADIKAKLIRSVGNPVERFAEDGLRPVRAMRFASQLGFQVDDAVLAAIPAALPLTAKVAPERMRDELDKIIMSPEPSAAFLLMEKTGLLELILPDLAACRGVDQKGFHRFDVLEHSLLACDFAARENAPREVRLAAIFHDLGKKTTRKLGDKGVWTFHQHEEESSRLAKEIMLNFRYPNAVMDKVCHLIEEHMFHYEDNWTDAAVRRFIIRAGEEDLPDLYALRRADAYGTAKTEPAPDFLLPLTRRVEKVLAGSRALSLKDLAVTGYDLKEAHVKPGKHMGIILNELLEAVIDDPSLNTREKLIQIAANINERYSV, from the coding sequence GTGAATATACATCCTGTGGTTAAAGAAATATCGGCTATCTTCTCGAATCAGGGCAAACAGGTTTATCTTGTAGGCGGGGCTGTCAGGGATCTCCTGAGGAGCAGGAAAGCCAAGGATTGGGATTTAGCCACCGACGCCCTCCCCGACGAAGTCATCGCGTTTTTCAAGGAAAAATCGGGCCCTGGCGGCAAGCCCCTGGGCTTTGTCATCCCCACAGGAATAAAGCACGGCACCGTGACCGTCCACTTCAGGGGCAATGAATTCGAGGTTACCACCTTCAGGGCCGACAAGGGCTACAGCGACGGGCGCAGGCCGGACACTGTGGAATTCGGCGTATCCATAGACGAAGATTTAGCCCGCCGGGACTTTACCATGAACGCCGCAGCCTACAAACTGCCCGAAGGCCCTCTGACCGATCCTTTTAATGGCTGTGCCGATATCAAAGCCAAGCTGATACGTTCAGTGGGCAACCCTGTGGAACGCTTTGCGGAAGACGGCCTTCGCCCTGTCCGGGCTATGCGTTTTGCAAGCCAGCTTGGCTTCCAAGTTGACGATGCGGTGCTGGCCGCCATACCGGCAGCCCTCCCCCTCACTGCCAAGGTTGCCCCGGAACGCATGCGGGACGAACTGGACAAAATCATCATGAGCCCCGAGCCTTCCGCAGCCTTTCTCCTCATGGAAAAAACAGGTCTTTTGGAACTCATACTCCCGGATCTTGCGGCCTGCAGGGGTGTGGATCAAAAGGGCTTCCATCGTTTTGACGTGCTGGAACATTCCCTTTTGGCCTGCGATTTCGCTGCCCGCGAAAATGCCCCCCGGGAAGTCCGCCTTGCAGCTATCTTCCACGATCTAGGCAAAAAAACCACTCGCAAACTGGGGGATAAGGGCGTTTGGACTTTCCATCAGCACGAAGAAGAATCTTCCCGTCTTGCAAAAGAGATCATGCTCAATTTCCGCTACCCCAACGCGGTAATGGACAAGGTCTGCCATTTAATAGAAGAACATATGTTTCATTATGAAGACAACTGGACTGACGCAGCAGTGCGCCGCTTCATCATCAGGGCGGGGGAGGAAGATCTGCCGGATCTTTACGCCCTCCGCCGGGCCGATGCCTATGGCACAGCCAAAACCGAGCCGGCCCCGGACTTCCTCCTCCCCCTGACCAGACGGGTAGAAAAGGTCCTCGCCGGCAGCCGTGCCCTCTCCCTCAAAGACCTGGCAGTCACAGGCTACGACCTCAAAGAAGCCCATGTAAAACCCGGCAAGCATATGGGAATAATCCTCAACGAACTCCTGGAAGCAGTCATCGACGACCCGAGCCTCAACACCAGGGAAAAACTCATACAAATCGCGGCAAACATCAACGAACGGTATAGTGTATAG
- the rnc gene encoding ribonuclease III, with amino-acid sequence MAAFLKTAGVRFKSMELLNLSFMHRSISNELDRALNNERLEFLGDSILGAITATLLYERLSDRPEGDLAKIKSVVVSEDILSGVARELQIDTLLILGKGEENSGGRSKNAILADALEAIIGAIYLDSGYKAAFAFVVSFMEAEISRVLEKRHHQDYKSLLQELCQRLYHNYPVYRLLKRSGPDHARLFWMEVIVSDIAYGPGTGRNKKTAEQEAAKMAYEALEKDSAE; translated from the coding sequence TTGGCGGCATTCTTAAAGACCGCCGGCGTCAGGTTCAAGAGCATGGAGCTTTTGAACCTTTCTTTCATGCACCGCTCAATCTCCAATGAATTAGACCGCGCTCTCAACAACGAACGCCTCGAATTCCTGGGCGACTCCATACTTGGCGCTATTACCGCCACCCTCCTGTACGAAAGGCTCTCCGACCGCCCCGAAGGGGACCTTGCCAAAATCAAGTCCGTGGTTGTCTCAGAAGACATACTTTCCGGCGTAGCCAGGGAACTCCAAATCGACACCCTCCTCATCCTGGGCAAAGGGGAGGAAAACTCCGGCGGACGCTCCAAAAACGCCATCCTTGCGGACGCCCTGGAAGCCATCATAGGCGCCATCTACCTCGATTCAGGCTACAAAGCAGCCTTCGCCTTTGTGGTTAGCTTCATGGAAGCCGAAATAAGCCGGGTTCTCGAAAAACGCCACCATCAGGACTACAAGTCCCTGCTCCAGGAACTCTGCCAGCGCCTTTACCACAACTACCCCGTCTACCGCCTCCTCAAACGCTCCGGCCCCGACCACGCCCGCCTTTTCTGGATGGAAGTCATCGTTTCCGATATTGCCTATGGCCCCGGTACAGGCCGCAATAAAAAAACCGCCGAACAGGAAGCCGCCAAAATGGCATACGAGGCCCTGGAAAAAGACAGCGCCGAATAG
- the acpP gene encoding acyl carrier protein, whose translation MDELFEKIKKLIADKLEVEEGKITLDASFRQDLGADSLDTYELVYAIEEEMGISIPDEKANEFETVRDAYEYIKSQQK comes from the coding sequence ATGGACGAATTGTTTGAAAAAATAAAGAAACTGATCGCCGACAAGCTGGAAGTGGAAGAGGGCAAGATCACGCTTGACGCTTCCTTCCGCCAGGATCTCGGCGCCGACAGTCTGGACACCTATGAATTGGTCTATGCTATCGAAGAGGAAATGGGCATTTCCATCCCCGACGAGAAGGCCAATGAGTTTGAAACCGTCCGGGATGCCTACGAATACATCAAATCCCAGCAAAAATAA
- the rpmF gene encoding 50S ribosomal protein L32 has protein sequence MAVPRFKTSKARTRRRQTINMKLTAPSIVECGNCGNMVLLHRVCPKCGFYRGKQVILPESKV, from the coding sequence ATGGCTGTACCCAGGTTTAAGACGTCGAAGGCAAGAACACGCCGGAGGCAGACGATCAATATGAAGCTCACCGCCCCTTCCATTGTTGAATGCGGCAATTGCGGCAATATGGTATTGCTGCACAGGGTGTGCCCCAAGTGCGGTTTTTACCGGGGCAAACAAGTAATCCTTCCTGAATCGAAGGTTTAA
- the coaD gene encoding pantetheine-phosphate adenylyltransferase, whose product MFKAVFPGSFDPPTLGHTNIIERASSLFDELVVIVAENRQKRYCFSAEERLEMMNELIKPWKNVSAVIWDSLIVDYMKQENIRLLVRGVRGMDDFSYEFELSMMNKALHPHIETLFMTTDPKYFVLRSSSIKELASFHGDVSAMVPPLVSRALKEKFS is encoded by the coding sequence ATGTTTAAGGCGGTTTTCCCGGGATCTTTTGATCCCCCGACCCTGGGTCATACGAATATTATAGAGCGGGCGTCGTCCCTTTTTGACGAGCTTGTGGTGATAGTGGCCGAAAACCGCCAAAAGCGCTATTGCTTCTCTGCGGAGGAGAGGCTGGAAATGATGAACGAGCTTATCAAGCCCTGGAAGAATGTTTCAGCCGTTATATGGGATTCCCTCATTGTGGATTACATGAAGCAGGAGAATATCAGGCTTTTGGTAAGGGGAGTCCGGGGCATGGACGATTTTTCCTACGAATTTGAGCTTTCCATGATGAACAAGGCCCTTCACCCCCATATCGAGACCCTTTTTATGACCACAGACCCCAAATATTTCGTTTTGCGATCCTCTTCTATCAAAGAGCTGGCTTCTTTCCATGGGGATGTTTCCGCCATGGTGCCCCCCCTGGTGTCCAGGGCCTTGAAGGAGAAATTTTCTTAA
- a CDS encoding HEAT repeat domain-containing protein, whose translation MTNTKRIFALLAVFALAAGLVTAQTRNNNREMSVEESYLQESVELMIIREQSRAESRDMKLVALEYIGDAIDRGNTGEEIRSSLEYLGTEGIVNQTRENGRLVNNYPDVRTKAATYLGDLGTPEAKTTLIKMCLADNEPMVLTEVVKSLAKIGIDDNNETANAISWIVTRFDVLNPDNLLALSALEAYEKLAQHNGGIKDPSAIRTIIRIAEGNYIKPVQQRAKQVLMDLRKYNAQSQSQNNGQNASSKSGN comes from the coding sequence ATGACAAACACTAAGCGGATTTTTGCTTTACTGGCAGTTTTTGCCCTTGCGGCTGGACTTGTAACGGCTCAAACCCGAAATAATAACCGGGAGATGTCGGTAGAAGAGTCCTATCTGCAGGAATCTGTGGAACTCATGATAATCAGGGAGCAAAGCCGGGCAGAAAGCCGGGATATGAAACTGGTGGCCCTGGAATATATCGGCGACGCAATTGACCGCGGCAATACAGGCGAAGAAATCCGGAGTTCCCTGGAATACCTGGGAACCGAAGGCATCGTAAACCAGACCAGGGAAAACGGCAGGCTGGTCAACAATTACCCCGATGTACGCACCAAGGCTGCTACCTATTTGGGCGATCTCGGAACCCCCGAGGCTAAAACCACCCTCATCAAAATGTGCCTTGCGGACAATGAACCCATGGTGCTGACCGAAGTGGTCAAATCCCTGGCAAAAATCGGCATCGACGATAACAACGAAACTGCCAATGCCATTTCCTGGATAGTAACCCGCTTTGATGTCCTCAATCCTGACAATCTCCTGGCTCTCTCAGCCCTTGAAGCCTACGAGAAATTGGCACAACACAACGGCGGCATCAAAGATCCTTCGGCGATCAGAACCATTATCCGCATCGCCGAGGGCAACTACATCAAGCCAGTTCAGCAAAGGGCAAAACAGGTCCTCATGGACTTAAGGAAGTACAATGCCCAGAGCCAAAGTCAGAACAACGGCCAGAACGCTTCTTCAAAATCAGGGAATTAA
- a CDS encoding DUF362 domain-containing protein, translating to MPRAKVRTTARTLLQNQGIKLFASFALFLSMALIPAGLASADSVVFVKENTDGTDDGIARLLGAMSPALYRRANNGGLIASDDVILIKINSQWAERGGTNTDVLKSLIQYIVNHPDGFKGEIIIADNGQSMFGSQRSGGNLDWDQPNSKDRAQSAQDVADYFAGRGYKVSGVLWDKFTRTRVKEFESNDNADGFVVEDGAREPTGIVVSYAKFTTTYGTQVSFKKGVWNSTSKSYDSAKLKVINAPVLKNHGQYQVTGAIKSYMGTPSNSLTNMSPHQSVGRGGMGTQMANTRFPVFTLLDMVYIAPDRGPGSSYSTAVQKNMAAVSLDPVALDYWASKNVLIPAARAAGSNRWQIMDPDAKDPGTFGYWLRLSMNELAKAGFSVTMDESKIKVEKVQ from the coding sequence ATGCCCAGAGCCAAAGTCAGAACAACGGCCAGAACGCTTCTTCAAAATCAGGGAATTAAGCTCTTCGCAAGCTTTGCCCTTTTCCTCTCCATGGCTCTCATACCCGCCGGTCTAGCATCGGCGGATTCTGTTGTTTTCGTCAAAGAAAACACCGACGGCACAGATGACGGCATAGCCCGCCTTCTTGGCGCCATGAGCCCCGCCCTCTACCGCAGAGCCAACAATGGGGGACTTATCGCAAGCGATGATGTCATCCTCATCAAAATCAATTCCCAATGGGCCGAACGGGGTGGCACCAACACCGATGTGCTCAAAAGCCTCATCCAGTATATCGTAAACCACCCTGATGGATTTAAAGGCGAAATTATCATAGCGGATAACGGCCAGAGCATGTTCGGTTCCCAGCGCAGCGGAGGCAATCTTGATTGGGACCAGCCCAATTCCAAAGACCGCGCCCAGTCTGCCCAGGATGTGGCCGACTATTTTGCGGGCAGGGGTTACAAAGTTTCGGGCGTTCTCTGGGACAAGTTTACCCGCACCAGGGTTAAAGAATTTGAATCCAACGACAATGCTGACGGCTTTGTGGTAGAAGACGGCGCACGGGAACCCACAGGCATTGTGGTAAGCTACGCCAAATTCACGACCACTTATGGAACCCAGGTCAGCTTTAAAAAAGGCGTCTGGAACAGCACGTCCAAAAGTTACGACAGCGCCAAACTCAAAGTGATCAATGCCCCGGTTTTAAAGAACCACGGCCAGTACCAGGTTACGGGGGCCATAAAATCCTACATGGGGACCCCTTCCAACTCCCTGACCAATATGTCGCCCCACCAGAGCGTAGGCCGGGGCGGCATGGGAACCCAGATGGCCAATACCCGCTTCCCCGTCTTTACCCTCCTGGATATGGTCTACATTGCCCCCGACAGAGGCCCCGGCTCCTCCTACTCCACTGCAGTGCAGAAAAACATGGCCGCAGTCAGCCTTGACCCCGTTGCTCTTGACTACTGGGCCAGCAAAAATGTCCTTATCCCGGCGGCCAGGGCCGCAGGCAGCAACCGCTGGCAGATTATGGATCCCGACGCCAAAGACCCGGGAACCTTCGGTTACTGGCTCAGGCTTTCCATGAACGAGCTTGCAAAAGCGGGCTTCAGCGTTACCATGGACGAAAGCAAAATTAAGGTGGAGAAGGTTCAGTAA
- a CDS encoding CHASE2 domain-containing protein, whose translation MTIRKLSILTAFGAAALFSLLYLAPFFAAAESKIYDVYLGFRPPRQRIQNVAFLDIDDQAIAQVGVFPWPRSVIADGLVRLKEYGIQAAIFDIEFIDKSPTQVDELYLQQGLAADYDRRFSEVGSGMAEILEAISAGQIGAAEASRYIDDVTLMVQEGRDTLYRETMQITRDNDLHLAEASALLGKVWGTLNLQEQFALEGEQAQRLALAEERFSYPIADPAGVGGGSAVDILPALPLFMEAVKGAGFTNVAIDSDGIRRRLYLARKVKGRWYLQLAFAPLVDMLGRPDIEVGKGRLVIKGSGGDTVIPLDKNGAMLLDWPRETYAKSYEHVSFVRLTILEEYQRHIEQYLGALAFIDKGAFPFIAEGAVSLRALFEEAELAKDAALAETSDAEFGRYIALRNQGFEALGVFTTRAFAYLEETVNSAADLEAIMGEAEYCNTLLEYLDTELHSTREQQAYLEGALDGKMCIIGRVDTGTTDIGVNPFHGEYVNVGTHGVLLDTILSGSFMQILPPWWSVILAFLLVPLVIVGISGRKPLLRILLGISSIALTLLITFALFYAKGLFLGPLGPALAMAAALIVRETIAFAGTEKEKVFIRSAFSRYLAPAVIDQIVADPSRLQLGGQRLEMTAIFTDVRSFSTISEALKDETGEPDPHKLVELLNFYLTRMSDIVLANQGTIDKYEGDAIIAFFGAPLHMENHASLAVRSALEMKKAEVLINKEAMEKGLLNADVAQALLAKKIINSVDEPLIFTRLGINTGMIVVGNMGTPNKMDYTIMGNSVNLAARLEGVNKQYNTGGILISGYTRKHLGDEFVLRRLDRVRVVGITTWVRLYEVMELTSEAGTDLLERIKLFDEGVDIFEKEKDWAKAAKLFKQYLALAPSDGPAKLYLARCQKFQKTPPDPKWEGVFNLDQK comes from the coding sequence ATGACGATTCGTAAATTATCAATCCTGACCGCCTTCGGGGCGGCGGCGCTTTTTTCGCTCCTCTACCTTGCGCCCTTCTTTGCCGCGGCAGAGAGCAAAATCTACGATGTGTACCTGGGCTTTAGGCCCCCGCGGCAGCGGATACAAAACGTTGCTTTTCTCGACATAGACGACCAGGCCATTGCCCAGGTGGGGGTGTTCCCCTGGCCCCGGTCGGTCATTGCCGACGGGTTGGTGCGGCTCAAGGAGTACGGCATCCAGGCGGCTATCTTCGATATCGAGTTCATCGACAAAAGTCCCACCCAGGTTGACGAGCTCTACCTTCAGCAGGGCCTTGCCGCCGATTACGACCGCCGCTTTTCCGAAGTGGGCTCCGGCATGGCGGAAATCCTCGAAGCCATCAGCGCAGGGCAGATAGGGGCGGCAGAGGCTTCCCGCTACATCGACGATGTCACCCTCATGGTGCAGGAAGGCCGCGACACCCTGTACCGCGAAACCATGCAGATTACCCGTGACAACGACCTCCACCTTGCAGAGGCTTCTGCCCTGTTGGGGAAGGTCTGGGGCACCTTGAACCTCCAGGAACAGTTTGCCCTTGAGGGGGAGCAGGCCCAGCGGCTTGCTCTGGCGGAGGAGCGCTTTTCGTATCCCATTGCCGACCCTGCGGGCGTTGGCGGCGGCAGCGCCGTCGATATCCTCCCTGCCTTGCCCCTCTTTATGGAAGCCGTGAAGGGCGCAGGCTTTACCAATGTCGCCATAGACAGCGACGGAATCAGGCGGCGGCTCTACCTTGCCCGGAAGGTGAAGGGCCGCTGGTACTTGCAGCTTGCCTTTGCGCCTCTGGTGGATATGCTGGGCAGGCCCGATATCGAAGTGGGCAAGGGGCGTCTGGTTATAAAAGGCAGCGGCGGCGATACCGTCATCCCCCTGGATAAGAACGGCGCCATGCTCCTGGACTGGCCCCGGGAAACCTATGCCAAAAGCTACGAGCACGTATCCTTTGTCCGCCTTACCATCCTCGAAGAATACCAGCGTCACATCGAACAGTACCTTGGCGCCCTTGCCTTTATCGACAAAGGGGCCTTCCCCTTTATTGCAGAAGGGGCGGTCTCCCTCCGCGCCCTCTTTGAAGAGGCAGAGTTGGCAAAGGACGCCGCCCTGGCGGAGACTTCCGACGCGGAGTTCGGCCGCTACATCGCCCTCCGCAACCAGGGCTTTGAAGCTCTGGGCGTTTTTACCACCCGGGCTTTTGCCTACCTTGAAGAAACCGTGAACAGCGCCGCCGACCTCGAAGCCATTATGGGCGAGGCCGAATACTGCAACACCCTCCTCGAATACCTTGATACCGAGTTGCACTCCACCAGGGAGCAGCAGGCGTACCTTGAAGGCGCCCTTGACGGCAAGATGTGCATTATCGGACGTGTGGATACGGGCACCACCGATATCGGGGTAAACCCCTTCCATGGGGAATACGTCAACGTGGGCACCCACGGGGTGCTGTTGGACACTATTTTATCAGGATCTTTCATGCAGATCCTGCCGCCCTGGTGGAGCGTTATTCTTGCTTTCCTCCTTGTGCCCCTGGTCATTGTGGGTATTTCCGGGAGGAAGCCCCTGCTCCGCATACTGCTGGGCATTAGTAGTATTGCGCTTACCCTGCTTATTACGTTTGCGCTTTTTTATGCCAAGGGCTTATTCCTGGGTCCCCTGGGGCCGGCACTGGCTATGGCGGCCGCCCTCATCGTGCGGGAGACCATTGCCTTTGCGGGCACCGAAAAGGAGAAGGTGTTTATCCGCTCCGCCTTTTCCCGCTACCTTGCCCCTGCGGTTATCGACCAGATTGTCGCCGACCCTTCCCGTCTCCAACTCGGCGGCCAGCGCTTGGAGATGACCGCCATCTTTACCGACGTTCGCAGTTTTTCTACTATTTCTGAGGCCCTCAAAGACGAGACCGGGGAGCCCGACCCGCATAAGCTCGTGGAGCTGCTCAACTTTTACCTTACCCGCATGAGCGACATTGTCCTTGCAAACCAGGGCACCATTGACAAATACGAGGGCGACGCCATCATCGCCTTTTTCGGCGCCCCTCTCCACATGGAAAACCACGCCAGCCTTGCGGTACGCTCCGCCCTGGAAATGAAGAAAGCAGAAGTCCTTATCAACAAAGAGGCGATGGAAAAGGGCCTTTTGAACGCCGATGTTGCCCAAGCCCTCCTGGCCAAAAAGATTATTAACAGCGTCGACGAGCCCCTGATTTTTACCCGTTTGGGAATAAATACGGGCATGATAGTCGTGGGTAACATGGGCACCCCCAACAAGATGGACTACACCATAATGGGCAACTCTGTAAACCTAGCGGCCCGCCTCGAAGGGGTGAACAAGCAATACAACACCGGGGGCATTTTGATTTCAGGCTACACCCGCAAGCACCTGGGCGATGAGTTTGTCCTCCGCCGCCTGGACCGCGTCAGGGTGGTGGGCATTACCACCTGGGTAAGGCTCTACGAAGTGATGGAATTAACCAGCGAAGCCGGGACCGACCTCCTTGAGCGCATTAAACTCTTCGATGAGGGTGTTGATATTTTCGAAAAGGAAAAAGACTGGGCAAAGGCCGCCAAGCTGTTCAAACAATACCTTGCCCTTGCCCCCTCTGACGGCCCCGCCAAGCTCTACCTGGCCCGCTGCCAGAAGTTCCAAAAAACTCCCCCCGACCCCAAGTGGGAAGGTGTGTTCAATTTGGATCAGAAGTAG
- a CDS encoding GLUG motif-containing protein, whose protein sequence is MKKMSHAIKLTVILLAAALWASSCTLLSNPESGKSSGLEAGKGAITITLGGASGRSTLSDAFIASGLTYRLTFSGPSGTYTLPLNEPTQTFQLEAGDWTITAAAYTKTDNTLVGTGAPITVTILAGQTINKTFTMTVDPTYEAAQSVFYIHNAAELQRLSYTAYLTDASNALPTDSGITFYLERDITVSELIPLGPPLVLAMDDLSIAANPFDATFDGQGHTITITSFREGLGDMTAHLGLFGYLLNGTVKNLNVVYAIPASTESNPLVFDITYNIGGLAGTINGATIENVHVSVSGANAAFNVVRTRETGGINVGGIAGKLVKGSITNSSFTGIIKGKAAGHTGSSNADVNVGGIVGTSTATVTGDAAIRSSFALGTVAAETAAQTTTENAYAGGILGSGKVKIEDVYAYAKVSVLGGKQAYAGGIAGYPGDVITNAYALGTVAAKATGNMTTGDDSAHAGGIFGKGVGIGFGIADHSVALQTSIKAENTDADNPSYVAAIGTGNRPGNFNFATPDIGFIPANTNPGTGNVSSYTTYMQSNGYTAYSDNPQYDNNTNLARADFQRAVNQLTYFDRKPVDSVAGLVSLNGGLSWDFTTPNGIWKWLEASGYHYPVLSWETVPRTDTEAAAGGFGVGFDWNN, encoded by the coding sequence ATGAAGAAGATGTCTCATGCAATCAAATTAACAGTAATACTGTTAGCGGCTGCCCTATGGGCAAGTTCATGTACCCTGCTTTCCAACCCGGAGAGCGGGAAGTCGAGCGGCCTTGAAGCAGGCAAGGGCGCTATTACCATAACCCTTGGCGGCGCTTCAGGGCGGTCTACTCTGTCGGATGCGTTTATCGCAAGCGGCCTTACGTATCGGCTTACCTTTTCAGGCCCTTCAGGAACCTACACCCTGCCGCTGAACGAACCCACCCAAACCTTTCAACTGGAAGCAGGCGATTGGACGATTACCGCCGCCGCCTATACTAAGACCGATAATACGCTAGTCGGCACAGGCGCCCCCATTACAGTTACCATTCTGGCAGGCCAGACCATCAACAAGACCTTTACCATGACCGTAGACCCCACCTACGAAGCGGCCCAGTCGGTGTTCTACATCCACAATGCGGCGGAACTGCAGCGGCTTTCATATACAGCTTATTTAACTGATGCCTCGAACGCCCTTCCTACAGATTCTGGCATTACCTTCTACCTGGAACGGGATATTACGGTAAGCGAATTGATCCCCCTTGGCCCCCCCCTTGTGCTTGCTATGGACGACCTTTCCATTGCCGCAAACCCCTTTGACGCAACCTTTGACGGGCAGGGGCACACCATCACCATTACCAGTTTCCGTGAGGGTCTAGGAGATATGACCGCCCACCTGGGGCTCTTTGGCTACCTGCTGAATGGGACGGTCAAAAACCTCAACGTGGTCTATGCCATTCCCGCGAGCACCGAATCTAACCCGCTAGTCTTCGACATCACCTATAATATAGGCGGCCTTGCGGGGACTATCAACGGCGCAACCATAGAGAACGTCCATGTGTCTGTTTCTGGTGCCAATGCAGCCTTCAATGTGGTAAGGACCAGGGAAACCGGCGGTATAAATGTCGGCGGGATAGCAGGGAAACTGGTTAAAGGCAGCATCACTAACAGTTCCTTTACAGGTATTATTAAAGGGAAGGCTGCCGGACACACTGGTTCATCGAATGCCGATGTGAATGTCGGGGGCATTGTGGGCACGAGCACAGCCACGGTAACAGGCGACGCCGCTATCCGCAGCAGCTTTGCCCTGGGCACTGTGGCAGCTGAAACGGCAGCCCAAACCACAACCGAGAACGCCTATGCCGGGGGCATCCTGGGGTCCGGCAAAGTTAAAATTGAGGATGTCTATGCCTACGCAAAGGTCAGCGTCCTGGGCGGAAAGCAAGCCTATGCCGGGGGCATTGCAGGCTATCCCGGCGATGTCATTACCAACGCCTACGCCCTGGGCACGGTTGCCGCCAAGGCAACGGGTAATATGACCACTGGCGACGACAGCGCCCATGCCGGCGGTATTTTCGGGAAAGGCGTTGGCATTGGCTTTGGCATTGCTGACCACTCGGTGGCCCTGCAAACCAGCATAAAGGCCGAGAATACCGACGCAGACAATCCCTCGTATGTAGCCGCCATCGGCACTGGCAACAGACCCGGCAATTTCAACTTTGCCACCCCTGATATCGGCTTTATCCCGGCGAACACAAATCCCGGTACTGGCAATGTTAGCAGTTATACCACCTATATGCAGAGCAACGGCTATACCGCCTATTCCGACAACCCCCAATATGATAATAACACCAACCTTGCCCGCGCCGACTTCCAGCGCGCGGTGAACCAGCTTACCTACTTCGACCGAAAACCCGTGGACTCCGTTGCTGGCCTTGTTAGTCTCAACGGCGGCCTTAGCTGGGACTTTACCACCCCCAACGGCATCTGGAAGTGGCTCGAAGCCTCCGGTTACCACTACCCGGTACTTTCCTGGGAAACCGTACCCCGCACCGACACCGAAGCAGCCGCCGGCGGCTTTGGCGTGGGGTTTGACTGGAATAATTAA